A genomic region of Brienomyrus brachyistius isolate T26 chromosome 6, BBRACH_0.4, whole genome shotgun sequence contains the following coding sequences:
- the kif5aa gene encoding kinesin family member 5Aa isoform X1, with the protein MADSTAECNIKVLCRFRPLNQNEIRRGDRFIPTFQGDDTVIVGGKSYVFDRVFPTNTTQEQVYNTCARQIVKDVLEGYNGTIFAYGQTSSGKTHTMEGKLHDEESMGIIPRIADDIFSHIYTMDENLEFRIKVSYFEIYMEKIRDLLDVTKANLAVHEDRNRVPYVKGCTERFVSCPEEVMDVVDEGKANRHVAVTNMNEHSSRSHSILMVDITQEHIETEQKLTGKLYLVDLAGSEKVSKTGAEGAVLDEAKNINKSLSSLGNVISALAEGTKAHVPYRDSKMTRILQDSLGGNCRTTIFICCSPSSFNDAETRSTLMFGQRAKTIKNTVSVNLELTAEEWKKKFEREKDKSKSQKEAIQMLEADLKCMRHGEMKRRTSNRAESSSLLLNLNSIEKYLPKAEQLEPSDAGNTSTVTCHSEERLKYEEEISRLHEQLDGKDGEIIQQSKTAEKLRKQILERNKLLAYTRETSEDVHGHLRRLQEENDHAKMEVKEVLYALEELALNYDLKSQEVEEQSQQSQLLATELVQKMAHLQALEEELSRMQGESKQQRKHIAKVLNSLMQDLSEFSAVMGNRQIRLPVEISSALEEEFTVARIYVNKIRAEVKSMVKRCRRLESLQQECHREMEETGCELSSCQRLITQHESNICSLTECMQNVELTKKEMEESYKVLSEEMTKLQAEDTLHKGTGRELLGKDNDKGVECQEMDSHHEPPHMQLGHLHDDINEKQKIIGDLKEWNLESERELEHLHAEFARLKIQEQEKSKHLADLRCKLEQHYQSRQGLRSLEKTVQELQSLHYLRKVFMEDLMAQFRDIKEMEFATANWGTDTEKRRITFLENNLEHLTKIHKQLVRDNFELRSDLPKLERRLQHTAERVHALEGALRGAKAGAARDRHLYLQEMERMREVMQARRSQQHTEGCPLMMFQPEGDSSPKPCRPLQANTGQSSEVSSDAASATSSLDPCVLQASDAENRRGDSESCLLPVCKSPLRCGGEMVAPPRLYSAQQETATS; encoded by the exons ATGGCCGACTCAACCGCAGAATGCAACATCAAAGTGCTGTGCCGCTTCCGCCCTTTAAATCAGAACGAGATCAGGCGAGGAGACCGATTCATCCCCACGTTTCAAGGAGACGACACCGTCATTGTCGGG GGAAAGTCGTATGTGTTCGATCGGGTTTTCCCCACCAATACCACCCAGGAACAGGTCTACAATACCTGTGCCAGACAGATCGTCAAAG ATGTCTTGGAGGGATACAATGGGACAATTTTCGCCTATGGACAGACCTCCTCGGGCAAGACCCATACAATGGAG GGGAAGCTGCACGATGAGGAGAGCATGGGCATCATTCCCAGGATTGCTGATGACATTTTcagccatatctataccatggATGAGAATCTGGAATTCCGCATCAAG GTGTCatattttgaaatatatatGGAAAAAATCAGGGATCTTTTAGATG TGACCAAAGCCAACCTTGCAGTCCATGAGGACAGAAACCGGGTCCCATATGTGAAA GGCTGTACTGAACGTTTTGTGAGTTGCCCTGAAGAAGTGATGGATGTTGTTGATGAGGGAAAGGCCAACCGGCATGTCGCTGTTACCA ACATGAACGAGCACAGCTCCCGCAGCCACAGCATCCTCATGGTCGACATCACGCAGGAGCACATAGAGACGGAGCAGAAGCTCACCGGGAAGCTGTATCTGGTGGACCTGGCAGGCAGTGAGAAG GTCAGTAAAACAGGTGCTGAAGGAGCTGTCCTGGATGAGGCCAAGAACATCAACAAGTCACTCTCATCGCTTGGCAATGTCATTTCTGCGCTGGCCGAGGGAACG AAAGCACACGTCCCGTACAGAGACAGCAAGATGACCCGGATCCTGCAGGATTCACTGGGAGGAAACTGTCGTACCACAATATTTATCTGCTGCTCTCCTTCCAGCTTTAATGATGCAGAGACAAGGTCCACCCTTATGTTTGGACAACG TGCAAAGACCATTAAGAATACGGTATCCGTGAATCTGGAGCTGACGGCGGAGGAATGGAAGAAAAAATTTGAGAGGGAGAAGGATAAGAGCAAGTCGCAGAAGGAAGCTATTCAGATGTTGGAGGCTGATCTGAAGTGCATGCGCCATGGTGAGATGAAGAGACGCACATCAAACCGAGCCGAAAGTTCCAGCTTGTTGTTAAATTTGAACAGCATAG AGAAATACCTTCCGAAAGCAGAGCAACTGGAACCCTCAGATGCTGGAAACACCTCCACTGTGACTTGTCACTCCGAGGAGCGTCTGAAATATGAAGAGGAGATTAGCAGGCTGCACGAGCAGTTGGACGGCAAG GATGGTGAAATTATCCAGCAGAGTAAGACGGCGGAAAAACTGAGGAAACAAATCTTGGAGCGTAACAAG CTCCTGGCATACACACGTGAGACCAGCGAGGATGTACATGGTCATCTGAGGCGACTGCAGGAAGAAAACGACCACGCCAAGATGGAGGTGAAGGAGGTGCTGTATGCTTTAGAGGAGCTGGCACTTAATTATGACCTGAAGAGTCAGGAAGTGGAGGAGCAGAGTCAGCAAAGTCAGCTGCTGGCCACAGAACTCGTGCAGAAAATG GCCCATCTACAGGCCCTGGAAGAAGAGCTGTCCCGAATGCAAGGGGAGAGCAAGCAGCAGCGTAAGCACATTGCCAAGGTGCTGAACAGCCTCATGCAGGACCTGAGCGAGTTCAGTGCCGTCATGGGCAACAGGCAGATCAGGCTG CCTGTGGAGATCAGCAGTGCACTGGAGGAGGAATTCACGGTGGCACGGATTTACGTAAACAAGATCCGAGCGGAGGTGAAATCCATGGTGAAGAGGTGCCGTCGCCTGGAGTCACTGCAGCAGGAGTGCCACCGCGAGATGGAAGAGACGGGCTGTGAGCTGTCGTCCTGCCAGAGGCTGATCACGCAG CATGAATCCAATATCTGCTCTCTGACGGAGTGCATGCAGAATGTGGAGCTGACGAAGAAGGAGATGGAAGAGAGCTACAAGGTTCTAAGTGAAGAGATGACAAAACTTCAGGCTGAAG ATACCCTACACAAAGGTACAGGTAGAGAACTGCTGGGGAAAGACAATGACAAG GGGGTTGAATGCCAGGAAATGGATTCTCATCACGAGCCCCCCCACATGCAGCTTGGACATCTGCACGATGACATCAATGAGAAACaaaagatcattggtgacctcAAAGA ATGGAATCTGGAGTCAGAGCGGGAGTTGGAGCACCTGCATGCTGAGTTTGCTCGTCTGAAGATCCAGGAACAGGAGAAGTCTAAACATCTAGCAGATCTTAG ATGTAAGCTTGAGCAGCATTACCAGTCCAGACAGGGTCTCAGATCGCTGGAGAAGACTGTG CAGGAGCTGCAGTCCCTGCACTACCTGCGGAAGGTTTTTATGGAGGATCTCATGGCTCAATTTAGAGAT ATCAAAGAAATGGAGTTTGCTACAGCGAACTGGGGAACAGACACTGAGAAACGCAGAATTACCTTCCTGGAGAACAACCTGGAGCACCTTACGAAGATTCACAAGCAG TTGGTACGTGACAATTTTGAACTGCGCAGTGACCTCCCCAAACTGGAAAGACGTCTGCAGCACACAGCTGAAAGAGTGCACGCTCTGGAGGGGGCACTGAGGGGGGCCAAGGCGGGGGCTGCCCGTGACCGCCACCTGTACCTGCAGGAGATGGAGCGCATGAGGGAGGTCATGCAGGCCAGGAGATCCCAGCAGCACACAG aAGGTTGCCCGCTCATGATGTTCCAGCCCGAAGGCGATTCCTCTCCAAAGCCatgtcgccccctacaggctaACAC TGGCCAGTCTTCTGAGGTGAGCTCTGATGCAGCCAGTGCAACCAGTTCCCTGGATCCATGTGTACTCCAAGCCAGTGACG CAGAAAACAGGAGAGGAGACAGTGAGAGTTG CTTGCTTCCTGTGTGTAAAAGCCCTCTACGGTGTGGCGGTGAGATGGTTGCGCCCCCGAGGCTCTACAGTGCTCAGCAGGAGACTGCAACCAGCTGA
- the kif5aa gene encoding kinesin family member 5Aa isoform X7 — MADSTAECNIKVLCRFRPLNQNEIRRGDRFIPTFQGDDTVIVGGKSYVFDRVFPTNTTQEQVYNTCARQIVKDVLEGYNGTIFAYGQTSSGKTHTMEGKLHDEESMGIIPRIADDIFSHIYTMDENLEFRIKVSYFEIYMEKIRDLLDVTKANLAVHEDRNRVPYVKGCTERFVSCPEEVMDVVDEGKANRHVAVTNMNEHSSRSHSILMVDITQEHIETEQKLTGKLYLVDLAGSEKVSKTGAEGAVLDEAKNINKSLSSLGNVISALAEGTKAHVPYRDSKMTRILQDSLGGNCRTTIFICCSPSSFNDAETRSTLMFGQRAKTIKNTVSVNLELTAEEWKKKFEREKDKSKSQKEAIQMLEADLKCMRHGEMKRRTSNRAESSSLLLNLNSIEKYLPKAEQLEPSDAGNTSTVTCHSEERLKYEEEISRLHEQLDGKDGEIIQQSKTAEKLRKQILERNKLLAYTRETSEDVHGHLRRLQEENDHAKMEVKEVLYALEELALNYDLKSQEVEEQSQQSQLLATELVQKMAHLQALEEELSRMQGESKQQRKHIAKVLNSLMQDLSEFSAVMGNRQIRLPVEISSALEEEFTVARIYVNKIRAEVKSMVKRCRRLESLQQECHREMEETGCELSSCQRLITQNVELTKKEMEESYKVLSEEMTKLQAEDTLHKGTGRELLGKDNDKGVECQEMDSHHEPPHMQLGHLHDDINEKQKIIGDLKEWNLESERELEHLHAEFARLKIQEQEKSKHLADLRCKLEQHYQSRQGLRSLEKTVQELQSLHYLRKVFMEDLMAQFRDIKEMEFATANWGTDTEKRRITFLENNLEHLTKIHKQLVRDNFELRSDLPKLERRLQHTAERVHALEGALRGAKAGAARDRHLYLQEMERMREVMQARRSQQHTEGCPLMMFQPEGDSSPKPCRPLQANTGQSSEVSSDAASATSSLDPCVLQASDAENRRGDSESCLLPVCKSPLRCGGEMVAPPRLYSAQQETATS; from the exons ATGGCCGACTCAACCGCAGAATGCAACATCAAAGTGCTGTGCCGCTTCCGCCCTTTAAATCAGAACGAGATCAGGCGAGGAGACCGATTCATCCCCACGTTTCAAGGAGACGACACCGTCATTGTCGGG GGAAAGTCGTATGTGTTCGATCGGGTTTTCCCCACCAATACCACCCAGGAACAGGTCTACAATACCTGTGCCAGACAGATCGTCAAAG ATGTCTTGGAGGGATACAATGGGACAATTTTCGCCTATGGACAGACCTCCTCGGGCAAGACCCATACAATGGAG GGGAAGCTGCACGATGAGGAGAGCATGGGCATCATTCCCAGGATTGCTGATGACATTTTcagccatatctataccatggATGAGAATCTGGAATTCCGCATCAAG GTGTCatattttgaaatatatatGGAAAAAATCAGGGATCTTTTAGATG TGACCAAAGCCAACCTTGCAGTCCATGAGGACAGAAACCGGGTCCCATATGTGAAA GGCTGTACTGAACGTTTTGTGAGTTGCCCTGAAGAAGTGATGGATGTTGTTGATGAGGGAAAGGCCAACCGGCATGTCGCTGTTACCA ACATGAACGAGCACAGCTCCCGCAGCCACAGCATCCTCATGGTCGACATCACGCAGGAGCACATAGAGACGGAGCAGAAGCTCACCGGGAAGCTGTATCTGGTGGACCTGGCAGGCAGTGAGAAG GTCAGTAAAACAGGTGCTGAAGGAGCTGTCCTGGATGAGGCCAAGAACATCAACAAGTCACTCTCATCGCTTGGCAATGTCATTTCTGCGCTGGCCGAGGGAACG AAAGCACACGTCCCGTACAGAGACAGCAAGATGACCCGGATCCTGCAGGATTCACTGGGAGGAAACTGTCGTACCACAATATTTATCTGCTGCTCTCCTTCCAGCTTTAATGATGCAGAGACAAGGTCCACCCTTATGTTTGGACAACG TGCAAAGACCATTAAGAATACGGTATCCGTGAATCTGGAGCTGACGGCGGAGGAATGGAAGAAAAAATTTGAGAGGGAGAAGGATAAGAGCAAGTCGCAGAAGGAAGCTATTCAGATGTTGGAGGCTGATCTGAAGTGCATGCGCCATGGTGAGATGAAGAGACGCACATCAAACCGAGCCGAAAGTTCCAGCTTGTTGTTAAATTTGAACAGCATAG AGAAATACCTTCCGAAAGCAGAGCAACTGGAACCCTCAGATGCTGGAAACACCTCCACTGTGACTTGTCACTCCGAGGAGCGTCTGAAATATGAAGAGGAGATTAGCAGGCTGCACGAGCAGTTGGACGGCAAG GATGGTGAAATTATCCAGCAGAGTAAGACGGCGGAAAAACTGAGGAAACAAATCTTGGAGCGTAACAAG CTCCTGGCATACACACGTGAGACCAGCGAGGATGTACATGGTCATCTGAGGCGACTGCAGGAAGAAAACGACCACGCCAAGATGGAGGTGAAGGAGGTGCTGTATGCTTTAGAGGAGCTGGCACTTAATTATGACCTGAAGAGTCAGGAAGTGGAGGAGCAGAGTCAGCAAAGTCAGCTGCTGGCCACAGAACTCGTGCAGAAAATG GCCCATCTACAGGCCCTGGAAGAAGAGCTGTCCCGAATGCAAGGGGAGAGCAAGCAGCAGCGTAAGCACATTGCCAAGGTGCTGAACAGCCTCATGCAGGACCTGAGCGAGTTCAGTGCCGTCATGGGCAACAGGCAGATCAGGCTG CCTGTGGAGATCAGCAGTGCACTGGAGGAGGAATTCACGGTGGCACGGATTTACGTAAACAAGATCCGAGCGGAGGTGAAATCCATGGTGAAGAGGTGCCGTCGCCTGGAGTCACTGCAGCAGGAGTGCCACCGCGAGATGGAAGAGACGGGCTGTGAGCTGTCGTCCTGCCAGAGGCTGATCACGCAG AATGTGGAGCTGACGAAGAAGGAGATGGAAGAGAGCTACAAGGTTCTAAGTGAAGAGATGACAAAACTTCAGGCTGAAG ATACCCTACACAAAGGTACAGGTAGAGAACTGCTGGGGAAAGACAATGACAAG GGGGTTGAATGCCAGGAAATGGATTCTCATCACGAGCCCCCCCACATGCAGCTTGGACATCTGCACGATGACATCAATGAGAAACaaaagatcattggtgacctcAAAGA ATGGAATCTGGAGTCAGAGCGGGAGTTGGAGCACCTGCATGCTGAGTTTGCTCGTCTGAAGATCCAGGAACAGGAGAAGTCTAAACATCTAGCAGATCTTAG ATGTAAGCTTGAGCAGCATTACCAGTCCAGACAGGGTCTCAGATCGCTGGAGAAGACTGTG CAGGAGCTGCAGTCCCTGCACTACCTGCGGAAGGTTTTTATGGAGGATCTCATGGCTCAATTTAGAGAT ATCAAAGAAATGGAGTTTGCTACAGCGAACTGGGGAACAGACACTGAGAAACGCAGAATTACCTTCCTGGAGAACAACCTGGAGCACCTTACGAAGATTCACAAGCAG TTGGTACGTGACAATTTTGAACTGCGCAGTGACCTCCCCAAACTGGAAAGACGTCTGCAGCACACAGCTGAAAGAGTGCACGCTCTGGAGGGGGCACTGAGGGGGGCCAAGGCGGGGGCTGCCCGTGACCGCCACCTGTACCTGCAGGAGATGGAGCGCATGAGGGAGGTCATGCAGGCCAGGAGATCCCAGCAGCACACAG aAGGTTGCCCGCTCATGATGTTCCAGCCCGAAGGCGATTCCTCTCCAAAGCCatgtcgccccctacaggctaACAC TGGCCAGTCTTCTGAGGTGAGCTCTGATGCAGCCAGTGCAACCAGTTCCCTGGATCCATGTGTACTCCAAGCCAGTGACG CAGAAAACAGGAGAGGAGACAGTGAGAGTTG CTTGCTTCCTGTGTGTAAAAGCCCTCTACGGTGTGGCGGTGAGATGGTTGCGCCCCCGAGGCTCTACAGTGCTCAGCAGGAGACTGCAACCAGCTGA
- the kif5aa gene encoding kinesin family member 5Aa isoform X5 has protein sequence MADSTAECNIKVLCRFRPLNQNEIRRGDRFIPTFQGDDTVIVGGKSYVFDRVFPTNTTQEQVYNTCARQIVKDVLEGYNGTIFAYGQTSSGKTHTMEGKLHDEESMGIIPRIADDIFSHIYTMDENLEFRIKVSYFEIYMEKIRDLLDVTKANLAVHEDRNRVPYVKGCTERFVSCPEEVMDVVDEGKANRHVAVTNMNEHSSRSHSILMVDITQEHIETEQKLTGKLYLVDLAGSEKVSKTGAEGAVLDEAKNINKSLSSLGNVISALAEGTKAHVPYRDSKMTRILQDSLGGNCRTTIFICCSPSSFNDAETRSTLMFGQRAKTIKNTVSVNLELTAEEWKKKFEREKDKSKSQKEAIQMLEADLKCMRHGEMKRRTSNRAESSSLLLNLNSIEKYLPKAEQLEPSDAGNTSTVTCHSEERLKYEEEISRLHEQLDGKDGEIIQQSKTAEKLRKQILERNKLLAYTRETSEDVHGHLRRLQEENDHAKMEVKEVLYALEELALNYDLKSQEVEEQSQQSQLLATELVQKMAHLQALEEELSRMQGESKQQRKHIAKVLNSLMQDLSEFSAVMGNRQIRLPVEISSALEEEFTVARIYVNKIRAEVKSMVKRCRRLESLQQECHREMEETGCELSSCQRLITQHESNICSLTECMQNVELTKKEMEESYKVLSEEMTKLQAEDTLHKGTGRELLGKDNDKGVECQEMDSHHEPPHMQLGHLHDDINEKQKIIGDLKEWNLESERELEHLHAEFARLKIQEQEKSKHLADLRCKLEQHYQSRQGLRSLEKTVQELQSLHYLRKVFMEDLMAQFRDIKEMEFATANWGTDTEKRRITFLENNLEHLTKIHKQLVRDNFELRSDLPKLERRLQHTAERVHALEGALRGAKAGAARDRHLYLQEMERMREVMQARRSQQHTEGCPLMMFQPEGDSSPKPCRPLQANTGQSSEVSSDAASATSSLDPCVLQASDAENRRGDSESCPLRCGGEMVAPPRLYSAQQETATS, from the exons ATGGCCGACTCAACCGCAGAATGCAACATCAAAGTGCTGTGCCGCTTCCGCCCTTTAAATCAGAACGAGATCAGGCGAGGAGACCGATTCATCCCCACGTTTCAAGGAGACGACACCGTCATTGTCGGG GGAAAGTCGTATGTGTTCGATCGGGTTTTCCCCACCAATACCACCCAGGAACAGGTCTACAATACCTGTGCCAGACAGATCGTCAAAG ATGTCTTGGAGGGATACAATGGGACAATTTTCGCCTATGGACAGACCTCCTCGGGCAAGACCCATACAATGGAG GGGAAGCTGCACGATGAGGAGAGCATGGGCATCATTCCCAGGATTGCTGATGACATTTTcagccatatctataccatggATGAGAATCTGGAATTCCGCATCAAG GTGTCatattttgaaatatatatGGAAAAAATCAGGGATCTTTTAGATG TGACCAAAGCCAACCTTGCAGTCCATGAGGACAGAAACCGGGTCCCATATGTGAAA GGCTGTACTGAACGTTTTGTGAGTTGCCCTGAAGAAGTGATGGATGTTGTTGATGAGGGAAAGGCCAACCGGCATGTCGCTGTTACCA ACATGAACGAGCACAGCTCCCGCAGCCACAGCATCCTCATGGTCGACATCACGCAGGAGCACATAGAGACGGAGCAGAAGCTCACCGGGAAGCTGTATCTGGTGGACCTGGCAGGCAGTGAGAAG GTCAGTAAAACAGGTGCTGAAGGAGCTGTCCTGGATGAGGCCAAGAACATCAACAAGTCACTCTCATCGCTTGGCAATGTCATTTCTGCGCTGGCCGAGGGAACG AAAGCACACGTCCCGTACAGAGACAGCAAGATGACCCGGATCCTGCAGGATTCACTGGGAGGAAACTGTCGTACCACAATATTTATCTGCTGCTCTCCTTCCAGCTTTAATGATGCAGAGACAAGGTCCACCCTTATGTTTGGACAACG TGCAAAGACCATTAAGAATACGGTATCCGTGAATCTGGAGCTGACGGCGGAGGAATGGAAGAAAAAATTTGAGAGGGAGAAGGATAAGAGCAAGTCGCAGAAGGAAGCTATTCAGATGTTGGAGGCTGATCTGAAGTGCATGCGCCATGGTGAGATGAAGAGACGCACATCAAACCGAGCCGAAAGTTCCAGCTTGTTGTTAAATTTGAACAGCATAG AGAAATACCTTCCGAAAGCAGAGCAACTGGAACCCTCAGATGCTGGAAACACCTCCACTGTGACTTGTCACTCCGAGGAGCGTCTGAAATATGAAGAGGAGATTAGCAGGCTGCACGAGCAGTTGGACGGCAAG GATGGTGAAATTATCCAGCAGAGTAAGACGGCGGAAAAACTGAGGAAACAAATCTTGGAGCGTAACAAG CTCCTGGCATACACACGTGAGACCAGCGAGGATGTACATGGTCATCTGAGGCGACTGCAGGAAGAAAACGACCACGCCAAGATGGAGGTGAAGGAGGTGCTGTATGCTTTAGAGGAGCTGGCACTTAATTATGACCTGAAGAGTCAGGAAGTGGAGGAGCAGAGTCAGCAAAGTCAGCTGCTGGCCACAGAACTCGTGCAGAAAATG GCCCATCTACAGGCCCTGGAAGAAGAGCTGTCCCGAATGCAAGGGGAGAGCAAGCAGCAGCGTAAGCACATTGCCAAGGTGCTGAACAGCCTCATGCAGGACCTGAGCGAGTTCAGTGCCGTCATGGGCAACAGGCAGATCAGGCTG CCTGTGGAGATCAGCAGTGCACTGGAGGAGGAATTCACGGTGGCACGGATTTACGTAAACAAGATCCGAGCGGAGGTGAAATCCATGGTGAAGAGGTGCCGTCGCCTGGAGTCACTGCAGCAGGAGTGCCACCGCGAGATGGAAGAGACGGGCTGTGAGCTGTCGTCCTGCCAGAGGCTGATCACGCAG CATGAATCCAATATCTGCTCTCTGACGGAGTGCATGCAGAATGTGGAGCTGACGAAGAAGGAGATGGAAGAGAGCTACAAGGTTCTAAGTGAAGAGATGACAAAACTTCAGGCTGAAG ATACCCTACACAAAGGTACAGGTAGAGAACTGCTGGGGAAAGACAATGACAAG GGGGTTGAATGCCAGGAAATGGATTCTCATCACGAGCCCCCCCACATGCAGCTTGGACATCTGCACGATGACATCAATGAGAAACaaaagatcattggtgacctcAAAGA ATGGAATCTGGAGTCAGAGCGGGAGTTGGAGCACCTGCATGCTGAGTTTGCTCGTCTGAAGATCCAGGAACAGGAGAAGTCTAAACATCTAGCAGATCTTAG ATGTAAGCTTGAGCAGCATTACCAGTCCAGACAGGGTCTCAGATCGCTGGAGAAGACTGTG CAGGAGCTGCAGTCCCTGCACTACCTGCGGAAGGTTTTTATGGAGGATCTCATGGCTCAATTTAGAGAT ATCAAAGAAATGGAGTTTGCTACAGCGAACTGGGGAACAGACACTGAGAAACGCAGAATTACCTTCCTGGAGAACAACCTGGAGCACCTTACGAAGATTCACAAGCAG TTGGTACGTGACAATTTTGAACTGCGCAGTGACCTCCCCAAACTGGAAAGACGTCTGCAGCACACAGCTGAAAGAGTGCACGCTCTGGAGGGGGCACTGAGGGGGGCCAAGGCGGGGGCTGCCCGTGACCGCCACCTGTACCTGCAGGAGATGGAGCGCATGAGGGAGGTCATGCAGGCCAGGAGATCCCAGCAGCACACAG aAGGTTGCCCGCTCATGATGTTCCAGCCCGAAGGCGATTCCTCTCCAAAGCCatgtcgccccctacaggctaACAC TGGCCAGTCTTCTGAGGTGAGCTCTGATGCAGCCAGTGCAACCAGTTCCCTGGATCCATGTGTACTCCAAGCCAGTGACG CAGAAAACAGGAGAGGAGACAGTGAGAGTTG CCCTCTACGGTGTGGCGGTGAGATGGTTGCGCCCCCGAGGCTCTACAGTGCTCAGCAGGAGACTGCAACCAGCTGA